From Rhizobium sp. NZLR1, a single genomic window includes:
- a CDS encoding ribbon-helix-helix domain-containing protein has protein sequence MIRKHSATLHGHRTSFSLEDEFWAELKTIAASRSIPLAALISEIDDHRPPDSNLSSALRLHVLAWAKAGATA, from the coding sequence ATGATCCGCAAGCATTCGGCGACATTACACGGCCACCGCACCAGTTTCTCGCTGGAGGATGAATTCTGGGCCGAGCTGAAGACGATCGCCGCAAGCCGCTCTATACCGCTCGCCGCGCTGATTTCGGAGATCGATGATCATCGGCCGCCAGACAGCAACCTGTCCTCGGCGCTCCGGCTGCATGTGCTCGCTTGGGCGAAAGCCGGCGCTACTGCATAG
- a CDS encoding FAD-linked oxidase C-terminal domain-containing protein: MALKDAKAGTRNEAGIAAVLGILKQSFGERFQTGQSFREQHAHTTTYIPPQLPDGVLFAESAEDVKAAVRACAAHKVPVIGFGVGTSLEGQVNAANGGISIDFSRMNRVLEVNPEDLDCTVEPGVTREALNIHLRDTGLFFPIDPGANASIGGMASTRASGTNAVRYGTMKDNVLAVTAVTANGEEIRTARRARKSSAGYDLTRLFVGAEGTLGILTSVTLRLQAIPQKIAGGACAFPSVKAACDAVIMTIQMGIPVARIELLDTVQMRACNAYSKLSYAESPTLFLEFHGTDETVPLQSAAFAEIAAECGGAEFLWTANAEERTKLWKARHDAYWAARALAPGLAALSTDVCVPISRLADCVSETQADIEEHRLLGPIVGHAGDGNFHVLLLFDDRRAEDIVMAESFVQRLNRRALDMDGTCTGEHGIGQGKMAFLKQELGGAVDLMRQVKQALDPDDIFNPGKIFYHG, encoded by the coding sequence ATGGCGCTGAAGGACGCGAAGGCCGGCACACGCAACGAGGCGGGCATCGCCGCCGTGCTCGGTATTCTCAAGCAGAGCTTCGGCGAGCGCTTCCAGACCGGCCAGTCCTTCCGCGAACAGCATGCCCACACGACCACCTACATCCCGCCGCAGTTGCCCGACGGCGTGCTCTTTGCCGAGAGCGCCGAAGATGTGAAGGCGGCGGTCAGGGCGTGTGCGGCCCACAAGGTGCCGGTGATCGGCTTCGGCGTCGGCACCTCGCTGGAGGGCCAGGTCAATGCCGCCAATGGCGGTATTTCCATCGATTTCAGCCGCATGAACCGCGTGCTCGAGGTCAATCCGGAGGACCTCGACTGCACCGTCGAGCCGGGTGTGACGCGCGAAGCGCTGAACATCCATCTGCGCGATACCGGCCTGTTCTTCCCGATCGATCCCGGCGCCAATGCCTCAATCGGCGGCATGGCGTCGACGCGGGCCTCCGGCACCAATGCCGTGCGCTACGGGACGATGAAGGACAATGTGCTTGCCGTCACCGCGGTCACCGCCAATGGCGAGGAGATCCGCACGGCGCGGCGCGCCCGCAAGTCTTCCGCCGGCTACGATCTGACGCGGCTCTTCGTCGGCGCTGAGGGTACGCTCGGCATCCTGACCTCGGTGACGCTGCGCTTGCAGGCGATTCCGCAGAAGATCGCCGGTGGCGCCTGCGCCTTTCCGAGCGTCAAGGCTGCTTGCGATGCCGTCATCATGACGATCCAGATGGGTATTCCGGTGGCGCGCATCGAGCTGCTCGATACGGTGCAGATGCGGGCCTGCAATGCCTATTCCAAGCTTTCCTATGCCGAAAGCCCAACGCTCTTCCTCGAATTCCACGGCACCGACGAGACGGTGCCGCTTCAATCGGCAGCCTTCGCGGAGATCGCGGCAGAATGTGGCGGGGCCGAATTCCTGTGGACCGCCAATGCCGAGGAGCGGACGAAACTCTGGAAGGCCCGCCACGACGCCTATTGGGCTGCAAGGGCGCTGGCGCCTGGGCTTGCCGCACTTTCGACCGATGTTTGTGTTCCGATATCGAGGCTCGCCGATTGCGTTTCCGAAACGCAGGCGGATATCGAGGAGCACCGGCTGCTGGGACCGATCGTCGGCCATGCCGGCGACGGGAACTTCCATGTGCTGTTGTTGTTCGACGATAGACGCGCCGAAGACATCGTCATGGCCGAGAGTTTCGTGCAGCGGCTCAACCGGCGGGCGCTCGACATGGACGGGACATGCACCGGTGAACACGGGATCGGTCAAGGCAAGATGGCGTTTCTGAAACAGGAACTCGGAGGCGCGGTAGATCTGATGCGACAGGTGAAACAGGCGCTCGATCCGGACGATATCTTCAATCCCGGCAAGATTTTCTACCATGGCTGA
- a CDS encoding AbrB family transcriptional regulator: MSPSDASRLLRDTGLPKWALLLALSLAFTVFLELFALPASLLIGPMVAAILLALAVGKGKLHVPFWPLQLGQVLVGLMMARTITPDILGTMAKDAPLFLLFIFSVIAIATSLDWLLTRWQVLPGTTAVWGSSPGGASAMVIMSEAYGADARLVAFMQYLRVVFVAVGASVISRLWVAADGAEPPPLVLFPEVDWPAFAATLAFAAFCTYGVKRLRIQGGTIIVPLFLGAFLQGSGLLKIELPMWLLAIAYALVGWSIGLRFTRSIINHVARALPRVSACILLLMALCGCMAAALHIFAGIDPLTAYLATSPGGADSVAIIAASSDVDVPFVMAMQTGRFLVILMIGPMLARFTARRSGLAENPV; this comes from the coding sequence ATGTCACCCAGCGACGCAAGCCGCCTGCTGCGCGATACCGGCCTGCCGAAATGGGCGCTGCTGCTGGCGCTTTCGCTCGCTTTCACCGTCTTCCTCGAACTCTTCGCCCTGCCTGCCTCGCTGCTGATCGGGCCGATGGTCGCAGCGATCTTGCTGGCGCTCGCCGTCGGCAAGGGAAAGCTTCATGTGCCCTTCTGGCCGCTGCAGCTCGGCCAGGTCCTCGTCGGCCTCATGATGGCGCGCACCATTACGCCAGACATTCTCGGCACCATGGCAAAGGACGCACCGCTCTTTCTGCTGTTCATCTTCTCGGTCATCGCCATCGCCACCAGCCTCGATTGGCTTCTGACACGCTGGCAGGTCCTGCCGGGAACGACTGCCGTCTGGGGCTCCTCGCCGGGCGGCGCGTCCGCCATGGTCATCATGTCGGAGGCGTATGGCGCCGACGCCCGCCTCGTCGCCTTTATGCAATATCTGCGCGTCGTCTTCGTCGCCGTCGGCGCCTCTGTGATCTCGCGCCTGTGGGTGGCGGCCGACGGTGCCGAGCCGCCGCCGCTCGTCCTCTTCCCCGAAGTCGACTGGCCGGCCTTTGCGGCGACGTTAGCTTTTGCGGCCTTTTGTACCTATGGCGTAAAACGTCTGCGCATCCAGGGCGGCACGATCATCGTGCCGCTCTTTCTCGGCGCCTTTCTGCAGGGCTCGGGCCTCCTGAAGATCGAGCTGCCGATGTGGCTGCTTGCCATCGCCTATGCGCTCGTCGGCTGGAGCATCGGCCTGCGTTTCACCCGTTCGATCATCAACCACGTGGCGCGCGCCCTGCCGCGGGTATCGGCCTGCATCCTCCTGCTGATGGCGCTCTGCGGCTGCATGGCGGCTGCCCTTCATATTTTCGCCGGCATCGATCCGCTGACGGCCTATCTCGCCACCAGCCCCGGCGGCGCCGATTCCGTCGCCATTATCGCCGCCTCCAGCGATGTCGACGTGCCCTTCGTCATGGCGATGCAGACCGGCCGTTTCCTGGTGATCCTGATGATCGGCCCGATGCTCGCCCGCTTCACCGCCCGCCGTTCAGGCCTTGCGGAAAACCCCGTGTAA
- a CDS encoding OmpA family protein, whose product MIKKFLLLAVAASYLSACTTTDPYTGEQKVSNTAGGAALGALGGALVGVAVGGGGHGKRNAALIGAGVGALAGGAIGNYMDQQESELRAQLEGTGISVTRNGDNIILNMPSNITFDVDQDAVKPGFYPTLNSVAIVLRKFNRTLIDVNGHTDSTGSLQHNQDLSQRRALSVADYLGGQGIDQRRVSAVGFGPSQPVASNASEAGRAQNRRVEIQIAPITQG is encoded by the coding sequence ATGATCAAGAAATTCCTACTTCTGGCTGTTGCAGCAAGCTATCTCAGCGCTTGCACGACGACCGATCCCTATACCGGTGAACAGAAGGTTTCCAATACGGCGGGCGGCGCGGCGCTTGGCGCCCTCGGGGGCGCTCTCGTCGGCGTGGCTGTCGGTGGCGGCGGCCACGGCAAGCGCAACGCAGCGCTGATCGGCGCCGGCGTCGGCGCACTCGCCGGCGGCGCGATCGGCAATTACATGGACCAGCAGGAATCCGAGCTTCGCGCCCAGCTCGAAGGCACCGGCATTTCGGTGACCCGCAACGGCGACAACATCATCCTCAACATGCCGTCGAACATCACCTTCGACGTCGACCAGGACGCGGTGAAGCCGGGCTTCTATCCGACGCTGAATTCGGTGGCGATCGTGCTGCGCAAATTCAATCGCACGCTGATCGACGTCAATGGCCATACGGATTCGACCGGCAGCCTGCAACACAATCAGGACCTGTCGCAGCGCCGCGCGCTTTCGGTTGCCGATTACCTCGGCGGCCAGGGAATCGACCAGCGCCGGGTGTCAGCCGTCGGCTTCGGCCCTTCGCAGCCGGTCGCTTCCAATGCGAGCGAGGCCGGCCGCGCCCAGAACCGCCGCGTCGAAATCCAGATCGCGCCGATCACCCAGGGCTGA
- a CDS encoding AsmA family protein: MVGRFLVFLGGVIVVALFVALLAPLFIDWTDFRKNFEDQASRIIGKKVTVYGTVDARLLPFPSVTLHDVRVGQEADGTPIVQVEQFSMDAELAPFLSGEALIFDMRVVNPKVRLRLLKDGTLDWMRGSRAEIPAKTVVLENVHVSGGEVEFIDDQSGRSRRITGFNAEMSAKSLAGPWRIEGDAALDGEHGSFSISSSQPDEKGVLRMRTKLSPDKHPVSIDLDGELKLVDSKPNYQGQLSAAIENRNSAKPANKKEQPPRVKGRFELTNERIRIPEYRMEIGPTDDPYVITGEATLDTGNQPEFLLTADGQQIDVNRIGNQGEAGKTTRDAAVSARQRLNSLIDVIGQVPIPQVPGKASVKLPAIVAGDTTLRDVQLELEPAGTGWMIDSASGTLPGRTQVEGKGKLLLQGDASFNGQIVVASSQPTGLASWLAGSVDPAIRQLRQAGFSANVSLTHELQRFENLEIAIGPATLKGRLERQALSGQTPTLSVALNGDTLDLDALQALSGLMTGQDAGDNVLDHKIAAQLKADKFTAFGVDAENVETTFTIADGALAVDRLSIKNIAGAELTATGRAEGSLLDYKGAGEITFKSADPGGFFTMLREHLPHHPVLDRLVRNAGWYGNTALRGALTLGGDEGNALTVTLAGVSNGSRVNLDYRMSDLLALTGNGTTSLETTLENAVPSVLFGQAGLDPLPVDVGANGRLTLKVKASGNDPADAALTFATDRTSFTANGKVDVRPETFMNGQIVLSLDSADIDPYLIMNGIALPQTGTGLPFGLQVNAAVDSDKIVFSDLKGHAADNEFSGALSFDRKAAKTTASGELRLSKADAGWLGEAVFGQIVDPANGALTTAPLGLPVFKDLDVNVKLTAKQFWPGLPETEVTDFTSNVAYKGDELQLNDMAGNLDGGKLSGNLLFTNADGTGFLQTKLALADSDLAGVVWLRDGAPIANGKFGLSLSMEASGKTIGEIASSLNGSGELRLGETSIRGLNLAILPPLLAATDTMQEQINAGKVHPIVETLLSNGEAKLPPLGIPFNITDGTLRVQNVTVANDLARITADAQIALPEERITATLGVGLNPGTEALSGAEPALRLNFSGMLPSPGKTMDVTDITSYLSLRAFERERRRVERLQAIVLEKQRLRREAALYRFNDAERVKAAEIEQQRQAEEERLRALAQAAAAQKAAAEAEAARTAEAKAKADAQARAAAEAEAARRSGPLPGSLNFDQVPGVQAQ; the protein is encoded by the coding sequence TTGGTAGGCCGGTTCCTCGTCTTTCTGGGGGGAGTGATCGTCGTAGCGCTGTTTGTGGCGCTGCTTGCGCCGCTATTCATCGACTGGACGGATTTCCGCAAGAATTTCGAGGATCAGGCGAGCCGCATCATCGGCAAGAAAGTCACTGTCTACGGGACGGTGGATGCGCGGCTCCTGCCGTTTCCGTCGGTCACGCTGCATGATGTGCGCGTCGGCCAGGAAGCGGACGGCACGCCGATCGTCCAGGTCGAGCAGTTCTCCATGGATGCGGAACTCGCGCCTTTCCTGTCGGGAGAGGCGCTGATCTTCGACATGCGCGTCGTCAATCCGAAGGTGCGCCTGAGATTGCTCAAGGACGGCACGCTCGACTGGATGCGCGGCAGCCGCGCCGAAATACCGGCGAAAACCGTCGTTCTCGAAAACGTGCATGTCAGTGGCGGCGAAGTCGAGTTCATCGATGATCAGTCGGGCCGTTCACGCCGCATCACCGGCTTCAATGCGGAAATGTCGGCCAAGTCGCTGGCCGGCCCCTGGCGCATCGAGGGCGATGCGGCCCTTGACGGCGAGCACGGCAGCTTTTCGATCTCGAGCAGCCAGCCGGACGAGAAGGGCGTGCTGCGCATGCGCACGAAGCTTTCGCCGGACAAGCACCCCGTCAGCATCGATCTCGACGGTGAACTGAAGCTCGTCGACAGCAAGCCGAACTATCAGGGCCAGCTTTCGGCAGCGATTGAAAACCGCAACAGTGCCAAGCCCGCCAACAAGAAAGAGCAGCCGCCGCGCGTCAAGGGCCGCTTCGAGCTCACCAACGAACGCATCCGCATTCCCGAATACCGGATGGAGATCGGCCCAACCGACGATCCCTACGTCATAACCGGCGAGGCGACGCTGGATACCGGCAATCAGCCGGAATTCCTGTTGACCGCCGACGGGCAGCAGATCGATGTCAACCGCATCGGCAATCAGGGTGAGGCCGGCAAGACGACGCGCGACGCGGCGGTTTCGGCACGCCAGCGCCTTAATTCGCTGATCGATGTCATCGGCCAGGTGCCGATTCCGCAGGTGCCGGGCAAGGCGAGTGTCAAGCTGCCGGCGATCGTCGCCGGCGATACGACGCTGCGCGACGTGCAACTGGAGTTGGAGCCGGCCGGTACCGGCTGGATGATCGACAGCGCCAGCGGTACGCTGCCGGGGCGTACGCAGGTGGAAGGCAAGGGCAAGCTGCTGCTTCAGGGCGACGCCTCGTTCAACGGCCAGATCGTGGTGGCCTCCAGCCAGCCGACGGGACTTGCCTCCTGGCTTGCCGGCTCGGTCGATCCGGCCATCCGGCAATTGCGGCAGGCGGGCTTTTCCGCCAATGTCAGCCTGACACATGAATTGCAGCGGTTCGAAAATCTTGAAATCGCCATCGGGCCGGCGACCCTGAAGGGCCGGCTGGAGCGGCAGGCGCTTTCCGGCCAGACGCCGACGCTGTCGGTGGCGCTGAACGGTGATACGCTCGATCTCGATGCGCTGCAGGCGCTGAGCGGGCTGATGACTGGCCAGGATGCCGGCGACAACGTGCTGGACCACAAGATTGCCGCCCAGCTCAAGGCCGATAAGTTCACCGCCTTCGGCGTCGATGCCGAAAATGTCGAGACCACCTTCACGATCGCCGACGGCGCGCTTGCCGTCGACCGGCTGTCGATCAAGAACATCGCCGGCGCCGAGCTGACGGCGACCGGCAGGGCGGAAGGCTCGCTGCTCGACTACAAGGGCGCGGGCGAGATCACCTTCAAATCGGCTGATCCCGGCGGCTTCTTCACCATGCTGCGCGAGCACCTGCCGCATCACCCGGTGCTCGACCGGCTGGTGCGCAATGCCGGTTGGTACGGCAATACGGCGCTGCGCGGCGCGCTGACGCTCGGCGGTGATGAAGGCAACGCCCTGACGGTAACGCTGGCGGGCGTCTCGAATGGCAGCCGCGTCAATCTCGACTACCGCATGTCCGATCTCCTGGCGCTGACCGGCAACGGCACGACGAGCCTCGAAACGACGCTCGAAAACGCCGTGCCGTCCGTCTTGTTCGGCCAGGCCGGGCTCGATCCGCTGCCGGTCGATGTCGGCGCCAATGGCCGCCTGACACTGAAGGTGAAGGCATCGGGCAACGATCCTGCCGATGCGGCGCTGACCTTTGCGACCGACCGGACCTCGTTCACCGCCAATGGTAAGGTCGATGTCCGGCCGGAGACTTTCATGAACGGCCAGATCGTGCTTTCGCTCGACAGCGCCGACATCGACCCCTACCTCATCATGAACGGGATCGCCCTGCCGCAGACGGGAACCGGGCTGCCGTTCGGCCTGCAGGTCAATGCCGCCGTCGATAGCGACAAGATCGTCTTTTCCGATCTCAAGGGCCATGCGGCCGACAACGAGTTTTCAGGCGCGCTAAGCTTTGACCGGAAGGCTGCGAAGACGACCGCGTCCGGCGAGCTGAGGCTCTCCAAGGCTGATGCCGGCTGGCTCGGCGAGGCGGTGTTCGGCCAGATCGTCGATCCCGCCAATGGCGCGCTGACGACGGCGCCGCTCGGGTTGCCCGTCTTCAAGGATCTCGACGTCAATGTGAAGCTGACGGCCAAGCAGTTCTGGCCCGGTCTGCCGGAAACGGAGGTCACCGACTTTACCAGCAACGTCGCCTACAAGGGAGACGAGCTGCAGCTCAATGACATGGCCGGCAACTTGGATGGCGGAAAGCTCTCCGGCAATCTGCTGTTCACCAATGCCGATGGTACCGGCTTCCTGCAGACGAAGCTTGCACTTGCCGATTCCGATCTTGCCGGCGTCGTCTGGTTGCGCGACGGCGCGCCGATCGCCAACGGCAAATTCGGATTGTCGCTGTCGATGGAAGCCTCGGGCAAGACGATCGGCGAGATTGCCAGTTCGCTCAACGGTTCGGGCGAACTGAGGCTCGGCGAAACCAGCATACGTGGGCTGAACCTTGCCATCCTTCCACCGCTGCTTGCTGCGACCGACACGATGCAGGAGCAGATCAATGCCGGCAAGGTGCATCCTATCGTCGAGACGCTGCTCAGCAACGGAGAGGCGAAGCTGCCGCCACTCGGCATCCCCTTCAATATCACCGATGGGACATTGCGCGTGCAGAACGTCACCGTCGCCAACGATCTGGCCCGCATCACCGCCGATGCGCAGATCGCGCTGCCGGAGGAGCGGATCACCGCGACGCTGGGCGTCGGGCTCAATCCGGGCACGGAAGCGCTGTCCGGCGCCGAGCCGGCGCTCAGGCTGAATTTTTCCGGCATGCTGCCGTCGCCCGGCAAGACGATGGATGTGACCGATATCACCAGCTATCTGTCGCTACGCGCTTTTGAGCGCGAGCGCCGGCGCGTCGAGCGGCTACAAGCGATCGTGCTCGAAAAGCAGCGGCTGCGGCGCGAGGCAGCACTCTACCGGTTCAATGACGCCGAGCGCGTCAAGGCGGCTGAGATCGAGCAACAACGGCAGGCGGAGGAAGAGCGACTGCGCGCATTGGCGCAGGCAGCGGCGGCGCAAAAGGCTGCTGCCGAGGCTGAGGCTGCACGCACGGCGGAAGCCAAAGCCAAGGCGGATGCGCAGGCGAGGGCTGCCGCCGAGGCGGAAGCGGCGCGGCGCAGCGGGCCGCTGCCCGGTTCGCTCAATTTCGACCAGGTGCCAGGCGTTCAGGCGCAATGA
- a CDS encoding DUF2000 family protein has product MFDTKIAVVLRNNLAGWQKLNVTAFLMTGIAGGHPEIIGEPYKDRAGNLYNPLSIQPIIVLSADEATMSAVHRRALERDITASLFIEEMFATGHDAANRAVFAEFAPNDAKVVGIAIRAEKKIVDKITKGATMQQ; this is encoded by the coding sequence ATGTTTGATACCAAAATTGCCGTCGTCCTGCGAAACAATCTTGCCGGCTGGCAGAAGCTGAACGTCACCGCCTTCCTGATGACCGGCATCGCCGGCGGGCATCCCGAGATCATTGGCGAGCCCTACAAGGACCGTGCCGGCAATCTCTACAATCCACTATCGATCCAGCCGATCATTGTTCTCTCCGCTGACGAGGCGACGATGTCAGCCGTCCACCGCCGTGCGCTGGAGCGCGATATCACCGCCTCGCTGTTCATCGAGGAAATGTTTGCGACCGGCCACGACGCGGCCAACCGCGCCGTCTTCGCCGAGTTTGCGCCCAACGATGCCAAGGTGGTCGGCATCGCAATACGGGCCGAAAAGAAGATCGTCGACAAAATCACCAAGGGCGCGACGATGCAGCAATAA
- a CDS encoding LysR family transcriptional regulator — MSRQDINRSGEMEVFVSVVERGGFSAAAMARRMTPSAVSKLVARLEARLGARLVNRSTRKLQLTPEGCAFYERSIAILADIGEAERHASTGEEAAGRIRINTSGSFGYHVLSPLVPAFMALHPAVTLDISHTDRIVDLMEERADVAIRAGPLKNSSLIARKLGATGKIIVASADYLGHHGEPRTVTDLHRHCRIGFSYVRAVEGWPLREGGETVTVPIMPGVQVGDGEAMRHLALSGAGLARLAAFTVRADIDAGRLVPVLENLNPGDREEFHALYIGQGGPLPARVRALLDFLASHVRL, encoded by the coding sequence ATGAGCCGTCAGGACATTAACCGCTCCGGCGAAATGGAAGTCTTCGTCAGTGTCGTCGAGCGCGGCGGCTTTTCCGCGGCCGCCATGGCCCGCCGCATGACGCCGTCGGCCGTCAGCAAGCTCGTCGCCCGGCTGGAGGCACGCCTCGGCGCCCGCCTTGTCAATCGTTCGACCCGCAAGCTGCAACTGACGCCCGAGGGCTGCGCCTTTTATGAGCGCAGCATCGCCATCCTTGCAGATATCGGCGAGGCGGAACGCCATGCTTCGACCGGCGAGGAAGCGGCCGGCCGCATCCGCATTAACACCAGCGGCTCGTTCGGCTATCATGTGCTGTCGCCGCTGGTTCCAGCCTTCATGGCGCTTCATCCCGCCGTGACGCTGGATATTTCCCATACCGACAGGATTGTCGACCTGATGGAGGAACGCGCCGACGTCGCGATCCGCGCCGGCCCCTTGAAGAACTCCAGCCTGATCGCCCGCAAGCTCGGCGCCACCGGCAAGATCATCGTTGCCTCGGCGGATTATCTCGGGCATCACGGCGAGCCACGCACGGTCACCGATCTCCACCGCCACTGCCGCATCGGCTTTTCCTACGTCCGCGCCGTCGAGGGCTGGCCGCTACGCGAAGGAGGCGAGACGGTAACTGTCCCGATCATGCCGGGCGTACAGGTGGGAGACGGCGAAGCCATGCGGCATCTGGCGCTATCCGGCGCCGGCCTCGCCAGACTTGCCGCCTTCACCGTGCGCGCCGATATCGATGCCGGCCGGCTGGTGCCGGTGCTCGAAAACCTCAATCCCGGCGATCGCGAGGAATTCCACGCTCTCTATATCGGTCAAGGCGGCCCGCTGCCGGCACGCGTGCGCGCGCTGCTCGATTTTCTCGCCAGCCACGTGCGTCTCTGA
- a CDS encoding aldo/keto reductase, with translation MDYRNLGASGLRVPVLSFGAGTFGGSGPLFGAWGNTDAEEARRLVDICLEAGVNLFDTADVYSAGASEEVLGQAIRGRRDAVLISTKTALPTGEGPQDWGTSRARLIRATEDALRRLGTDYIDLLQLHAFDASTPVEEVLSTLDGLVASGKIRYVGVSNFSGWELMKSLAAAERHGHPRYVAHQVYYSLAGRDYEWELMPLGADQGVGALVWSPLAWGRLTGKIRRGQPLPASSRLHETAQYGPPVDDEKLFDIIDVLDAIAAETGRTVPQIAINWLLSRPMVSSVIIGARNEEQLRQNLGSVGWGLSKDQIERLDAVSAVTVPYPYFPYRRQEGFARLNPPIV, from the coding sequence ATGGACTACAGAAATCTCGGCGCATCCGGCCTCAGAGTGCCGGTGTTGAGCTTTGGCGCGGGCACATTCGGCGGCAGCGGGCCGCTGTTCGGCGCCTGGGGCAATACCGATGCGGAGGAGGCGCGAAGGCTCGTCGATATCTGCCTCGAAGCCGGCGTCAATCTCTTCGACACGGCCGATGTCTATTCGGCCGGCGCTTCCGAAGAGGTGCTCGGCCAGGCGATCCGCGGCCGGCGCGACGCTGTGCTGATCTCGACGAAGACAGCGCTGCCAACGGGCGAGGGGCCGCAGGACTGGGGAACTTCGCGGGCGCGGTTGATCCGTGCGACGGAAGATGCGTTGCGCCGGCTCGGGACCGACTATATCGACCTCCTGCAGCTTCACGCCTTCGATGCCTCGACGCCGGTCGAGGAGGTGTTATCGACGCTTGACGGGCTCGTGGCATCGGGCAAGATCCGCTATGTCGGGGTTTCGAACTTTTCTGGCTGGGAGCTGATGAAATCGCTTGCCGCCGCCGAGCGCCACGGCCATCCGCGTTATGTCGCCCATCAGGTCTATTATTCGCTGGCGGGCCGCGATTACGAATGGGAGCTGATGCCGCTCGGCGCCGACCAGGGCGTTGGAGCCCTCGTCTGGAGCCCGCTTGCCTGGGGACGGTTGACCGGCAAGATTCGCCGCGGCCAACCGCTGCCGGCGTCAAGCCGGCTGCACGAGACGGCGCAGTATGGCCCGCCGGTCGACGACGAGAAACTGTTCGACATCATCGATGTGCTGGACGCCATCGCAGCCGAGACCGGCCGGACGGTGCCGCAGATCGCCATCAACTGGCTGCTCAGCCGGCCGATGGTCTCGAGCGTCATCATTGGCGCCCGCAACGAGGAGCAACTCAGGCAAAACCTCGGTTCGGTCGGCTGGGGCCTGTCCAAGGATCAGATCGAAAGGCTCGACGCCGTCAGCGCTGTAACAGTGCCCTATCCCTATTTCCCCTATCGGCGGCAAGAGGGTTTTGCGCGGCTCAACCCGCCGATCGTCTGA
- a CDS encoding AraC family transcriptional regulator — translation MSQDLHPQAFEGLERLCAGPSGNAILAAPAFPGIERIGAQFSGNAFEPHRHDTYALGVTLKGVQTFRYRGEQRFSLPGQVIVLHPDEEHDGGAGTEDGLQYRMLYLEPSLLLECLEADGVGLPFVDEPVIGDPALAGVLLAALSELDRELDELFVDDFLSQVAGGLSRHASMPRRPLGGVAWRQARAARDYLEAHATRPVRSGELEAVTGLDRFALSRHFRTAFATSPHRYLLMRRLQQARAMIGAGEGISDTAAATGFADQSHLNRHFKKAYGMTPGQWATLVHNSARRFTRGFPQGLNGGR, via the coding sequence TTGAGCCAGGATCTACATCCGCAGGCCTTCGAAGGTCTTGAACGTTTGTGCGCAGGACCATCCGGCAACGCCATCCTGGCGGCGCCGGCTTTTCCCGGCATCGAGCGCATCGGGGCGCAATTCTCAGGCAATGCCTTCGAGCCGCACCGTCACGACACCTATGCGCTCGGCGTGACGCTGAAGGGGGTGCAGACCTTCCGCTATCGCGGTGAGCAACGTTTCAGCCTGCCGGGGCAGGTGATCGTGCTGCATCCGGACGAGGAGCATGACGGCGGGGCAGGGACCGAGGACGGGCTGCAATACCGTATGCTCTACTTGGAGCCGTCGTTGCTTCTCGAATGCCTGGAGGCGGATGGGGTCGGCCTGCCTTTCGTCGACGAACCCGTCATCGGCGATCCAGCGCTGGCGGGTGTGCTGCTCGCCGCTCTCAGCGAACTCGACCGCGAACTGGATGAGCTTTTCGTCGACGATTTCCTGTCGCAGGTGGCGGGCGGGCTGTCCCGGCATGCGTCGATGCCGCGCCGGCCGCTCGGCGGCGTTGCCTGGCGGCAGGCGCGGGCGGCGCGGGATTATCTCGAGGCGCATGCAACGCGGCCGGTACGCTCCGGTGAACTCGAGGCGGTGACCGGGCTCGACCGTTTCGCGTTGTCGCGGCATTTCCGGACGGCCTTCGCCACCAGCCCGCATCGCTACCTGCTGATGCGGCGGCTGCAGCAGGCGCGGGCGATGATCGGCGCAGGCGAGGGGATTTCGGATACGGCAGCGGCAACGGGCTTTGCCGACCAGAGCCATCTCAACCGGCATTTCAAGAAGGCCTATGGCATGACGCCTGGCCAGTGGGCAACGCTCGTCCACAACTCTGCGCGGCGCTTTACACGGGGTTTTCCGCAAGGCCTGAACGGCGGGCGGTGA